The following proteins are encoded in a genomic region of Fervidobacterium pennivorans DSM 9078:
- the fusA gene encoding elongation factor G, whose product MVAKDKRTVALVGHNGSGKSALMVTALNLGGMNVTKKEVDFDPIEAQRGASINSHVGTFKFEGKQITLIDTPGFSDFIGEVISAIFVSENVVSVVNAVAGVEIQTERTWAIATEMEKPIMVFINQMDKERASFDNSLASLKERFEAKIVPIVYPIGAEASFRGVVDLVSGKAYVYENGKAKETEIPAEVKDKVEEIKMSILEDIVSLDDALMEKYFAEEPITPEELWAALRKGFIERQIVPVLAGSAEKNIGVDILLRTINNIGASPLDAKPYKARLESGDEVEVLASETDPFVGYTFKAVVDPFVGKLSYIKVISGVLKPGDTFVNVTRGSQEKVGHLYFAKGKETYEVEEASCGDVVVLPKLKESSVRDTLTHKDRKLTIVPPVYPEPMISKSVNPKSKSDIDKISNGLSRLADSDPTFAWEFDPETSETVISGIGGMHLDVMVERLKNIFGVDVEVGKPKIAYRETVTTKAISEHKHKKQTGGHGQYGHVKIEIEPLERGAGFEFVDKIVGGVIPRNFIPSVEKGIREAMKKGVLAAYPVVDVRVTLFDGSYHEVDSSDISFQIAAIQAFKKGMQQARPVLLEPVMYVEVFTPDENAGDVMGDISSRRGRPMGMEPAGKGMTVVKAEVPLAEMLDFQSRLSSITSGRGYFTMRFAKYDIVPPNIQEKIIAERKKYLEQQAEE is encoded by the coding sequence ATGGTTGCGAAGGACAAACGCACGGTGGCTTTGGTAGGCCACAACGGTTCTGGAAAATCTGCTTTGATGGTGACAGCTCTTAACCTTGGTGGTATGAACGTAACAAAGAAAGAGGTTGATTTTGATCCAATAGAAGCACAGAGAGGTGCAAGCATAAATTCACACGTTGGAACGTTCAAGTTCGAAGGCAAACAGATTACACTGATTGACACTCCAGGTTTCAGCGATTTTATAGGTGAAGTCATTAGTGCTATTTTTGTTTCCGAAAACGTTGTTAGTGTTGTTAACGCTGTTGCAGGTGTGGAAATCCAAACGGAGAGAACATGGGCAATTGCAACAGAAATGGAAAAACCGATTATGGTTTTCATCAACCAGATGGACAAAGAAAGAGCAAGTTTTGATAATTCACTTGCCTCTCTCAAAGAACGCTTTGAGGCAAAGATTGTACCAATAGTTTACCCGATTGGTGCGGAAGCAAGCTTCAGAGGTGTGGTTGACCTCGTCTCCGGAAAAGCATACGTTTACGAAAATGGTAAAGCAAAAGAAACAGAAATTCCGGCGGAAGTTAAGGATAAAGTGGAAGAAATAAAGATGTCCATACTGGAGGACATCGTTTCTCTTGACGATGCTCTTATGGAAAAATACTTCGCAGAAGAACCTATCACACCAGAAGAACTCTGGGCAGCTCTTAGAAAGGGATTCATAGAAAGACAAATAGTTCCAGTTTTGGCAGGTTCCGCTGAAAAGAATATAGGTGTTGATATATTACTTAGAACAATAAATAACATTGGAGCATCCCCACTCGACGCAAAACCTTACAAAGCAAGACTTGAAAGCGGAGATGAAGTGGAAGTTTTGGCTTCTGAAACAGACCCATTTGTTGGATATACATTCAAGGCTGTTGTCGACCCATTCGTTGGAAAATTAAGCTACATCAAAGTAATCTCTGGTGTTCTAAAACCAGGAGATACATTTGTCAATGTGACCAGAGGTTCTCAAGAAAAAGTTGGTCACCTTTACTTTGCAAAGGGAAAGGAAACGTACGAAGTTGAAGAAGCATCATGTGGTGACGTTGTAGTTCTACCGAAACTCAAGGAAAGTTCCGTTAGAGATACTTTGACACACAAAGACAGAAAACTCACGATAGTTCCACCGGTTTATCCAGAACCGATGATTTCAAAGAGTGTCAATCCGAAATCGAAATCAGATATCGACAAAATTAGCAACGGTTTGAGCAGATTGGCAGATTCAGATCCAACGTTTGCATGGGAATTTGACCCAGAAACTTCCGAAACTGTTATCTCTGGTATCGGTGGTATGCATCTTGATGTTATGGTCGAAAGGCTGAAGAACATATTTGGTGTTGATGTTGAAGTCGGAAAACCAAAGATTGCTTACAGAGAAACAGTAACAACAAAGGCAATTTCTGAACACAAACACAAAAAGCAAACCGGCGGACACGGTCAATATGGTCACGTCAAAATCGAAATAGAACCACTCGAAAGAGGTGCAGGATTCGAATTCGTTGACAAAATCGTTGGTGGAGTCATACCAAGAAACTTCATTCCGTCTGTTGAAAAAGGTATCAGGGAAGCTATGAAAAAAGGGGTTCTCGCAGCATATCCTGTTGTTGACGTTAGGGTAACACTCTTTGATGGTTCGTACCACGAAGTTGACTCTTCAGATATATCGTTCCAAATTGCGGCAATTCAGGCGTTCAAGAAAGGTATGCAACAAGCAAGACCAGTTCTCCTGGAACCTGTAATGTATGTCGAAGTCTTTACACCAGATGAAAACGCAGGAGATGTCATGGGTGATATTAGCTCCAGAAGAGGAAGACCAATGGGTATGGAACCTGCTGGAAAAGGCATGACCGTTGTCAAAGCAGAAGTTCCTTTAGCGGAAATGCTTGACTTCCAAAGCAGATTATCATCCATCACAAGTGGTAGAGGTTACTTCACTATGAGATTTGCAAAATACGATATCGTTCCACCAAACATCCAAGAAAAGATAATAGCAGAACGCAAGAAATATCTCGAACAGCAAGCTGAAGAGTAA
- a CDS encoding coiled-coil domain-containing protein, whose product MKSKKALFIILGIIFGVLLIGLLFFYGYSSFLVSQIYGQQASTFQAWRNYFGYLFSKIPFVKNFIQYEPISVFTAKEYFEKAYEEYASQLDAKLKELEEKDRLLAQKEAQIDKLLEALRTVENNWKEQRLKEELNKVEDTTTLKRLQDIVDTFLNSEPAQLRRLMNADNMSVETLALVFSKLPADTRAELVQELTSVNPVKAAQVIEKMGGVDQLISDLENKIQDLEEKIHEIVSYEAQIVTIDGFRKGLSAYLSDMPYEEIWSMVEKISKKPDLVLYILSNVDDQTRIRLLKDIKDKNEELFIEVLNLGARF is encoded by the coding sequence ATGAAATCAAAAAAGGCTTTGTTTATCATATTAGGAATAATCTTTGGAGTTCTCTTAATTGGTCTACTATTTTTTTACGGTTATTCTTCCTTTCTCGTAAGTCAGATATACGGTCAGCAAGCCTCTACTTTTCAGGCATGGAGGAATTATTTTGGATACTTATTTTCCAAAATTCCTTTTGTAAAGAACTTTATTCAATATGAACCGATTAGTGTTTTCACTGCAAAGGAGTATTTTGAAAAAGCATACGAAGAATACGCTTCACAATTAGATGCCAAATTGAAAGAACTTGAAGAAAAAGATAGGCTCTTAGCCCAAAAAGAAGCTCAAATCGATAAGCTCTTGGAAGCTTTAAGAACCGTTGAGAACAATTGGAAAGAACAAAGGTTAAAAGAAGAACTTAACAAGGTTGAGGATACTACGACATTGAAACGCTTACAGGATATTGTGGATACATTCCTCAACTCTGAACCAGCGCAACTTAGAAGATTGATGAATGCAGATAACATGTCTGTCGAGACGCTTGCACTGGTATTTTCCAAACTACCAGCGGACACAAGAGCAGAGTTAGTCCAAGAACTTACATCAGTTAACCCTGTGAAAGCAGCTCAAGTTATTGAAAAGATGGGTGGTGTGGATCAGTTAATTAGTGATTTAGAAAACAAGATACAAGATTTAGAAGAGAAGATACACGAAATAGTTTCATACGAAGCTCAAATAGTGACCATTGACGGTTTTAGAAAAGGACTCTCAGCGTATCTGTCTGACATGCCATACGAAGAGATATGGAGTATGGTTGAAAAGATAAGCAAGAAACCAGATTTGGTGCTTTACATCCTATCAAATGTGGATGATCAGACACGAATCAGGTTGTTGAAAGATATAAAAGACAAAAATGAAGAGCTCTTTATCGAAGTATTGAACTTGGGGGCGAGATTTTGA
- a CDS encoding flagellar hook-length control protein FliK — MIDLINLTKILGNSEKIQDVLSQINKNSQNGESFEKILQRVIEELSKSEVESNPINESSTQKSTNGLPKQDVKRSEETLKNADGLSERKVKEITAGDGIERELDNVKGKLKGAEIEKDDFKLLNKTQLMTKHEEDKPLDSLKPAEAIVEVSYDDSKKSTQDYGDTTLPVTENAEVIRGTQENNESLVLNKENKETASELKQKFIEEFSPKVPKENEKKITVVDASAKIQNNNGKENATVHDGTEYLSNLQKTSSTENALVEPTMASNKQEQTTKPNSSLQPNQPDQSIRASKSTGELTGKRQVSHLSEQSPNSKTYNEWRTSSQSQASRAFQDVKSYQAPQSKQPQQVIENTAEAKGNYASNVPNTSKDGNKTLNIYQNFGVENESMETKNVLKGLAFQSSNSGMLVNNSQTIPGANVQKDSLSSGDKFVDAGTEEREKREVGIPNRVTTIVTTNKDNFRTDLSNKSQILNALTVEISRIIQKQQAVSASLSNVNHAGQNALSFHQIVQVQTEQKKNFTFQIQADIPLTVVEKGYSERTQKVSSQEVLSFPIVQTNSQKVLNDNSSKKSSNKGVDDNILQMINSIKVITSEHLRTIGDLENKNEKAPVVETVNSADPKLTNGQMIFAAELVKNIVAEKPKIYDNQTMENIESIDSENSLKVGDKTLLTNAFQSKIEKDVVEQVHSDWQSDSRNTESLAKEEYDAREFRNGIAQASKNKLEIKSFEIEYKMKEESKKEEFQERPNISNKFLERLAELTYKSSEAKTDQTYQTNNRFELVERLQHSQNLEEIYKKIRDFGFSNRLEENVRMKLYPEQLGNIDVELRKEGKAITIVFVAENEKSKELLEKNIGILRDRLTALDFDVRNMEVKMKEESSYHEDARHYQNQQNQKHGEQNHENKRKAFSEEVMEDDNERERNG, encoded by the coding sequence TTGATAGATCTGATTAACCTTACGAAGATTCTCGGCAATTCTGAAAAGATACAAGATGTGCTCTCTCAAATAAACAAGAATTCCCAAAATGGAGAATCTTTTGAAAAGATTCTCCAAAGAGTTATTGAAGAGCTTTCAAAAAGCGAAGTAGAGAGTAATCCGATCAACGAAAGTTCAACACAAAAATCTACAAACGGACTTCCAAAACAGGATGTAAAAAGGTCGGAAGAAACGCTTAAAAATGCGGACGGTCTAAGCGAAAGAAAGGTTAAAGAAATAACTGCCGGTGATGGAATTGAAAGAGAGCTTGATAATGTAAAAGGAAAATTGAAAGGAGCAGAAATAGAAAAGGACGATTTTAAATTGCTAAACAAAACACAGTTAATGACTAAACATGAAGAGGATAAGCCACTGGACAGTTTGAAGCCTGCAGAAGCAATTGTGGAAGTAAGTTATGATGATTCAAAGAAAAGCACACAGGATTATGGAGATACTACACTGCCTGTGACGGAGAATGCGGAAGTTATAAGAGGTACACAAGAAAACAATGAGTCTCTTGTTCTCAACAAAGAGAACAAAGAAACGGCTTCAGAACTAAAACAAAAGTTTATAGAAGAATTCTCTCCGAAAGTTCCAAAAGAAAACGAAAAGAAAATTACCGTTGTGGATGCCAGTGCGAAAATCCAAAACAACAATGGAAAGGAAAACGCTACTGTCCACGATGGTACTGAATATCTCTCTAACTTACAAAAGACGTCCAGCACTGAAAATGCCCTTGTAGAACCAACTATGGCATCAAACAAACAAGAACAAACAACTAAACCAAACAGTTCTCTACAACCAAACCAACCAGACCAGTCAATTCGAGCAAGTAAATCGACAGGGGAACTAACTGGGAAAAGGCAAGTTAGTCATTTGAGTGAACAATCGCCTAATAGCAAAACGTATAACGAATGGCGTACATCATCTCAGTCTCAAGCATCAAGAGCCTTCCAAGATGTGAAATCATACCAAGCTCCGCAATCAAAACAACCGCAGCAGGTAATCGAAAACACAGCTGAAGCAAAGGGTAACTATGCCAGCAATGTTCCAAACACTTCAAAAGATGGCAACAAAACATTAAATATTTACCAAAATTTCGGTGTTGAGAACGAATCGATGGAAACAAAAAATGTTTTGAAAGGCTTAGCTTTTCAAAGTTCAAATTCTGGGATGTTAGTTAATAATTCTCAAACAATACCTGGAGCGAATGTTCAAAAAGATTCATTGAGTTCTGGAGATAAGTTCGTTGATGCAGGGACCGAGGAAAGAGAAAAAAGAGAGGTTGGAATCCCGAACAGAGTTACAACTATAGTAACAACTAATAAAGATAACTTTAGAACTGATTTGAGTAACAAATCACAGATACTTAACGCTCTTACTGTTGAGATTTCACGTATTATCCAAAAACAACAAGCAGTCAGCGCGAGTTTATCAAACGTAAACCATGCTGGACAAAACGCTCTAAGTTTTCATCAAATAGTCCAGGTTCAGACAGAGCAAAAGAAGAATTTCACATTTCAGATTCAAGCCGATATACCACTGACCGTTGTTGAAAAAGGATATTCTGAAAGAACGCAAAAAGTCAGTTCACAAGAGGTATTATCTTTCCCAATAGTTCAAACAAATTCACAGAAAGTTTTGAATGATAATAGTAGCAAGAAGAGCTCTAATAAAGGTGTAGATGATAACATCCTGCAAATGATTAATTCCATAAAGGTAATCACTTCTGAGCACTTACGAACGATTGGTGATTTGGAAAACAAAAATGAAAAAGCCCCAGTTGTAGAAACGGTAAACTCAGCTGACCCAAAGCTCACCAATGGTCAGATGATTTTCGCAGCTGAACTTGTTAAAAATATTGTAGCAGAAAAACCTAAAATATACGACAACCAAACCATGGAGAACATTGAAAGCATCGACAGCGAAAATTCTTTAAAAGTTGGGGATAAAACGCTCCTTACAAACGCGTTTCAATCGAAGATTGAAAAAGATGTGGTAGAGCAAGTTCATAGTGACTGGCAAAGTGATTCCCGAAATACAGAAAGCTTAGCTAAGGAAGAATACGATGCTCGAGAGTTTAGGAATGGAATAGCCCAGGCGTCGAAGAATAAATTAGAAATAAAGTCATTCGAAATTGAGTACAAGATGAAAGAAGAAAGTAAGAAAGAAGAATTTCAAGAACGCCCAAATATCTCAAACAAGTTCTTAGAAAGACTTGCAGAGTTGACTTACAAATCATCTGAGGCTAAAACCGATCAGACCTACCAAACTAATAACAGGTTCGAACTTGTAGAACGTTTACAGCATTCCCAGAACCTCGAAGAAATTTATAAAAAAATTAGAGATTTCGGATTCTCGAATAGATTGGAAGAAAACGTAAGGATGAAACTATATCCTGAGCAACTGGGAAACATCGATGTTGAACTCAGAAAAGAAGGAAAAGCGATAACCATCGTCTTTGTTGCGGAAAACGAGAAAAGCAAAGAGTTACTCGAGAAAAACATCGGCATACTGAGAGATAGATTAACAGCTTTAGATTTCGATGTGAGGAACATGGAAGTGAAGATGAAAGAAGAAAGTAGCTATCACGAAGACGCAAGACACTACCAGAACCAGCAAAACCAAAAACATGGAGAACAAAATCATGAAAATAAAAGAAAGGCATTCAGTGAAGAGGTGATGGAAGATGATAATGAACGTGAACGCAACGGCTAA
- a CDS encoding flagellar hook assembly protein FlgD encodes MIMNVNATANLFSQVAERTTKKDMDKEAFLRLLITQLKNQDPLEPMKDRDFIAQMSQLSSLEQIMNMSKSVQQFVDTAAQLYRTQAVSMIGKTAVVKTNTITVSDGVPETKVFKLDTPATIVVRIFDQNGKLIKEQKLGNVDAGMQLIAWDGKDENGMKVKDGKYTFKILKLTGNGDYEEIPSVESGVVSGVQFDGNKINVVVNSKIYEISEISEIYA; translated from the coding sequence ATGATAATGAACGTGAACGCAACGGCTAATCTCTTCTCTCAAGTGGCTGAAAGAACGACAAAAAAAGATATGGACAAAGAAGCCTTTTTGAGGTTGCTTATTACACAACTTAAAAACCAGGACCCTCTTGAACCAATGAAGGATAGAGATTTCATAGCACAAATGTCTCAACTTTCATCCCTCGAACAGATAATGAACATGAGTAAATCGGTCCAACAGTTCGTAGATACCGCAGCTCAGCTTTATAGAACGCAAGCAGTTTCCATGATAGGAAAGACTGCTGTTGTCAAGACAAACACAATCACGGTGTCAGATGGGGTACCGGAAACTAAGGTATTCAAATTGGACACTCCAGCAACGATAGTTGTTAGAATCTTTGATCAAAACGGTAAGCTTATAAAAGAACAAAAGCTTGGAAACGTTGATGCTGGAATGCAGCTAATCGCATGGGATGGAAAAGATGAGAACGGGATGAAAGTAAAGGATGGAAAATACACTTTTAAAATACTAAAGCTGACAGGTAACGGAGATTACGAAGAAATTCCAAGTGTTGAAAGTGGTGTAGTTTCTGGTGTTCAATTTGACGGGAACAAAATCAATGTTGTTGTAAATAGCAAGATATACGAAATTTCAGAAATATCAGAAATCTATGCGTAG
- a CDS encoding flagellar hook-basal body complex protein — translation MMRSLYSGVSGLQGFQQEIDVVSNNIANVNTIGFKGARVTYATNFSQILDMSRRATDRTGGTNPKQIGYGIRVASIDKIMNQGSFQNTGKKTDLAIQGEGFFILSDGQRYFYTRAGNFDLDLNGTIVQPTTGLKLQGWVAEVDPTSGRRYVDTNKPIGSIQISAGLSMAAKQTSRMTLAGNLDARVGPEKFVIAINGYGGRTINTKVTFERDFGGLQDTFSDYQIYLGKIDANLDDKIDGKIYIKFDKFGNVVSAGAIKQKLSGTASSGTITLTEPIQQQDGNYLFIIRDSQGRIVDTLSRNVLNGSVTEAIASEKLIDGQTYFVEIAASTQEVAPLDLELDSANVASTTAGQLTRNYTVQYVIENLDGTLVAGIAPQDINSAGTQSLTDANLVAGRQYRVRVVVNGKTLGSEVVTAIDDGGNGKISFEYTQGKYGVVRVIRDSVTGNAIGTYNVLLLNGGNTIYDANLLSGNSYQDVVYQPSKVDQLTIPGAGEPRFYEADNPTNFSVVSFKSPFYTTSTQVYDSLGNPYTLYIDFVKLASVYGDKENVWAFRIRSATGENIKYLSNYDTGTEITGGSFGVLRFDKTGRLLGVNSFDPSTGRISEGENIDAIMFNAGENGDGIVKIKLDMNSMTQFAALADAFVKSQDGNAQGVLESFSISENGDIIGSFTNGLVDVLGRVALATFNNPAGLLELGNSLYGESANSGTARIGQPGKGGFGSLVAGALEMSNVDLSEEFTKLIIAQRGFQANARTITTADQILQEVVNLRR, via the coding sequence ATGATGAGGTCTCTTTACAGTGGTGTTTCGGGGCTTCAGGGCTTCCAGCAAGAAATTGACGTTGTAAGTAACAACATTGCAAACGTTAATACGATAGGTTTCAAAGGTGCAAGGGTCACCTATGCAACTAACTTTTCTCAGATTCTTGATATGTCCAGAAGAGCAACCGATAGAACAGGTGGAACGAATCCAAAACAAATTGGGTATGGTATTCGTGTTGCATCTATTGACAAGATAATGAATCAGGGAAGTTTCCAAAACACTGGAAAGAAAACAGATTTGGCAATTCAAGGTGAAGGATTCTTTATCCTTTCCGATGGTCAGAGGTATTTTTACACAAGAGCGGGTAACTTCGATTTAGACCTCAACGGAACCATCGTCCAACCAACAACAGGTTTGAAACTCCAAGGATGGGTTGCAGAAGTAGACCCCACAAGTGGAAGAAGATACGTTGATACCAACAAACCAATAGGTAGTATTCAAATATCAGCTGGCCTCAGCATGGCTGCAAAACAGACATCAAGAATGACATTGGCAGGGAACCTTGATGCAAGGGTAGGACCTGAGAAGTTTGTTATTGCAATAAATGGATACGGTGGTAGGACTATCAACACAAAAGTCACATTTGAAAGAGACTTTGGAGGACTCCAGGATACATTCAGTGACTATCAAATATATCTCGGTAAGATAGATGCAAACTTGGACGATAAGATTGATGGGAAAATCTATATTAAGTTTGACAAATTTGGGAATGTTGTGAGTGCTGGAGCTATTAAGCAAAAACTTTCTGGAACGGCTTCAAGTGGTACTATTACACTTACAGAACCAATCCAACAGCAAGATGGAAATTACTTGTTCATTATCAGGGATAGCCAAGGAAGAATAGTGGATACACTTTCTCGAAACGTGCTTAATGGAAGCGTCACAGAGGCAATCGCCAGTGAAAAACTTATTGACGGGCAAACTTACTTTGTGGAAATAGCAGCTTCTACCCAGGAAGTGGCTCCACTTGATTTGGAACTTGATAGTGCGAACGTTGCATCAACCACTGCAGGTCAACTTACAAGAAACTATACAGTTCAATACGTTATTGAAAACCTTGATGGAACATTAGTTGCTGGGATTGCCCCGCAAGACATAAACAGTGCAGGAACACAGAGCTTAACAGATGCAAATCTTGTTGCAGGTAGGCAATACAGAGTGCGTGTGGTTGTCAATGGAAAAACTCTTGGTTCAGAAGTTGTGACAGCAATTGATGATGGCGGAAATGGAAAAATAAGCTTTGAATACACACAAGGAAAATATGGAGTCGTGAGAGTGATTAGAGATTCTGTGACAGGAAATGCGATTGGAACATACAATGTGCTTTTGTTAAACGGAGGTAACACGATATACGATGCAAATCTTTTAAGTGGAAATTCATATCAAGATGTTGTGTATCAGCCATCGAAAGTTGACCAACTAACTATTCCTGGCGCTGGTGAACCAAGGTTCTACGAAGCGGATAATCCAACCAACTTCTCTGTTGTTTCGTTCAAATCACCATTCTATACAACATCAACCCAAGTTTACGATTCACTTGGGAACCCATACACGTTGTACATTGATTTTGTCAAACTAGCATCAGTTTACGGCGATAAAGAGAATGTTTGGGCGTTCAGAATTAGAAGCGCAACAGGGGAAAACATAAAATACCTTTCAAACTACGATACAGGCACTGAAATTACCGGTGGCAGCTTTGGAGTACTGAGGTTCGATAAAACAGGAAGACTACTCGGTGTTAATTCCTTTGATCCAAGTACTGGACGAATATCTGAAGGCGAAAACATTGATGCCATCATGTTCAATGCAGGTGAAAATGGTGATGGTATCGTAAAAATAAAGCTCGATATGAATAGCATGACCCAGTTTGCCGCACTTGCAGATGCGTTTGTTAAATCACAAGACGGTAACGCTCAAGGAGTGCTTGAATCATTCTCAATTTCTGAAAACGGAGACATAATTGGTTCCTTCACCAACGGTTTGGTTGACGTTCTTGGAAGAGTTGCACTTGCAACATTCAATAACCCTGCAGGTCTGCTTGAGCTTGGCAATTCGTTGTATGGAGAAAGCGCAAACAGCGGAACAGCACGTATTGGTCAACCTGGCAAGGGTGGGTTTGGTTCCCTTGTTGCAGGTGCACTAGAAATGTCCAACGTAGACCTTTCCGAAGAGTTCACCAAACTCATAATAGCCCAAAGAGGTTTCCAAGCAAACGCAAGAACGATAACCACAGCTGACCAAATACTCCAAGAAGTGGTGAACCTCAGAAGATAA
- a CDS encoding flagellar FlbD family protein: protein MIKLTGLNGKEFYLNAEYIEKIEANPDTTITLYNGKKYIVLEPVQEVVNRVMEYKRKIFLPPMVGEE, encoded by the coding sequence TTGATAAAACTAACAGGGCTGAACGGGAAAGAGTTCTATCTGAACGCTGAATACATAGAAAAAATTGAAGCCAATCCGGATACCACCATAACCTTATACAATGGTAAAAAGTACATAGTTCTTGAGCCTGTTCAAGAAGTCGTTAATCGTGTTATGGAATACAAAAGGAAGATATTCTTACCTCCGATGGTAGGTGAGGAATAA
- a CDS encoding motility protein A yields MDITVLLGVVLGFGMMIYGIISGSGDFATFINIPSVIITVGGAISAAITANKKNVVFGIVKVIMNAIKEPKIDYIGTLRTLVSFSEKARREGLLSLEANLEEIQDPFLKKAVQLVVDGTEPEVLKSMMEIEIEMATAEMMDQKGFFDSLGTFGPAFGMIGTLVGLIQMLKSLNNPETLGPSMAVALITTLYGSILANIVGLPVAEKIARRAADLEVARRMILEGVLSIQAGENPRVLEEKLKSYLPIAEKVKYEAQVQGAGA; encoded by the coding sequence ATGGATATTACCGTTTTACTCGGTGTTGTTTTAGGTTTTGGTATGATGATATATGGTATCATTAGCGGTTCTGGTGATTTTGCGACATTTATAAACATACCATCTGTTATTATCACTGTGGGTGGGGCAATTTCAGCTGCTATAACTGCAAACAAGAAGAATGTTGTTTTCGGAATTGTTAAAGTGATAATGAATGCTATAAAGGAACCAAAAATTGATTACATAGGAACTTTAAGAACACTGGTTTCGTTCTCAGAAAAAGCAAGAAGAGAAGGGCTGTTGTCACTTGAGGCGAATTTGGAAGAAATTCAGGATCCATTTCTGAAGAAAGCTGTTCAATTAGTTGTCGATGGAACTGAACCGGAAGTTCTGAAGTCCATGATGGAGATAGAAATTGAGATGGCAACAGCAGAAATGATGGACCAGAAGGGATTCTTTGATTCACTTGGAACGTTTGGTCCAGCATTTGGAATGATAGGAACTCTTGTTGGGCTTATCCAGATGCTTAAGAGTTTGAATAACCCAGAGACATTAGGCCCGTCTATGGCGGTTGCACTTATAACCACGTTGTATGGTTCTATTCTTGCCAACATCGTGGGGCTTCCGGTAGCAGAAAAAATAGCGAGACGTGCGGCAGATTTAGAAGTTGCCAGAAGAATGATTTTGGAAGGTGTGTTGTCTATACAGGCTGGAGAGAACCCTAGGGTGCTTGAAGAGAAATTGAAATCGTATCTACCAATCGCTGAGAAGGTTAAGTACGAAGCACAAGTTCAAGGAGCTGGTGCCTGA
- a CDS encoding flagellar motor protein MotB, with protein sequence MAKKQKCVCPSMPAWMNTYADMVTLLLTFFVLLFSMSSLSPGKFQQVVVGLTLALSGNPPSVLTGGQTMSEEALISSKPGVYQELLRISEEYKGKVTIEERDEGILITLTNFKIFETGSARLTAEAKEIIEKLGAIILEHTSNIIEVRGYADDRPTTPDSIYPSNWHLSSARASSVVNFMLTELKQKRYALRYAEIRSGLFDIDYFYSPDRFVPIGKGDVDVNKELKSIKANYDYDMSKLQKDYESGKISIEEYQRRRTELTQKYYKDVEQTRAKYRKIEIVIKRETKGY encoded by the coding sequence ATGGCAAAGAAACAAAAATGTGTTTGTCCTTCGATGCCGGCGTGGATGAACACATACGCAGACATGGTTACTTTGCTGCTTACATTCTTTGTTCTATTGTTTTCAATGTCAAGTTTGAGCCCTGGAAAATTCCAACAGGTGGTAGTTGGTTTGACCTTAGCTTTGAGTGGTAATCCGCCTAGTGTCTTAACTGGTGGGCAGACCATGAGCGAAGAAGCGCTTATATCTTCAAAGCCAGGTGTTTATCAGGAACTGTTAAGAATATCTGAGGAATACAAAGGTAAGGTAACTATCGAAGAACGAGATGAAGGAATACTAATCACATTGACTAATTTTAAGATTTTCGAAACAGGTAGCGCAAGACTAACAGCTGAAGCTAAGGAAATAATTGAGAAACTAGGTGCTATAATTCTGGAGCATACATCGAACATTATCGAGGTTAGAGGATACGCGGATGACAGACCGACAACCCCAGACTCCATTTATCCATCGAACTGGCATCTTAGTAGTGCACGTGCTTCTTCAGTAGTGAATTTCATGCTAACGGAATTAAAGCAAAAAAGGTATGCTTTAAGATATGCTGAAATAAGATCCGGATTATTCGATATTGATTATTTCTATTCGCCTGATAGATTTGTTCCAATTGGAAAAGGGGATGTCGATGTAAACAAAGAACTTAAATCCATAAAGGCGAACTACGACTACGACATGTCAAAGCTGCAAAAAGATTACGAAAGTGGTAAAATATCTATAGAGGAATACCAGAGACGGCGGACAGAGCTTACTCAGAAATACTATAAAGACGTTGAGCAAACACGTGCAAAATATAGAAAAATAGAAATCGTAATCAAGAGAGAAACTAAGGGATACTGA